The Ziziphus jujuba cultivar Dongzao chromosome 1, ASM3175591v1 genome segment aatatttgtttggatttatttctttattttatacaattttcatGTAATATATTAAATGAAGTTGAGGATAAGTCTTTTAAGTACTTCATAACCATGATTTTATACTTAAAGTTTTCCCAAACCTAATGTAATCaagattatatattatatacttaatgattttctaatatggaaacttttggataaatttttatccaaaaaattatttgattatacATAATAAGCAGCAAAAGACatcaatgaaaaataattgGATGAATTCCtggataaagaaaaataatatttacacaGTCAAGCTTACATTTCTAATATTAagtctttttttataataaccattagattttataaaatgatagaatttaaaatttaaaaaataataaaatatagattctatttagaaaaaacGAATCATGTCGTTTCATAATACAatctaaaacttaaaaaaaaattaatattaattttgatattaaaaatttaatttgatactgtatatatatatatatatatatatataaaatgacatATTGATCAATCAATGAGGTCCTCGATGAGTTTGGATTATCCCTTTCACTTTACAAGTGATGGAATTTCCCAAACTTGTTTTCTACATGGGTTGTTTTCCATAGCTACAGGTAATTAACCATCTTATATAGACGCATAGAGCATATAAATTGGAAAACATTGTACTGCAAGAAATTATTGATGTTCGTGGtggtatttggaattttggataTTAAAAACCTCCGAGATATGTATCTAACAcacaagagaaaaaagaaaaatatgatggTGGTGTATATTAATGCAATCGTTTGTTGAAAGTGGCAATTAACACCGCCCAATGGCCAAAGAGCGCATGTGCACATTTTAATTGTTGCTCTCACAAAACCAACACTACTTTATCGTTGTTTCATTTTTCTCTTtgcatttattttgttttgttgaggGACATGTACATGACACATATGTTCATTGCTTATATCAATATCATGGAAAATTGGAAATCATTATttctaatttgataattgaaaattgaaaatgggaaatcattatttctaACTTGTTCGAAGCTTTGAGGCTGTTGAAGCCCCgcctctcccccccccccccccccacaaaaaaagaaaaaaaaaaaatatatatatatatatatataaatatatcgccatgaaattaaaaatcaacttcaattccaTATATATGATGACGTCAATAACCACAAGAATTAtgacaatatattatttttaattccataatGCAAAAAACAATCCTACGAGTTTTTCTTTTACTAAATTATTCCTCTTAGAACAAAATTTTTGGGAACAATAATTAAGTGGATGGTTGAACCACAAGTTTGATATACGTATCTGAACATAATGGCATACGAGATCAGTCTAGTGCTGAAAACAATTTAGAAAAACATGATCATCTATATAATTACtatttaaataatgaaaaaagtaTCTGCATCGAATCTAAATggcacataattaaataaaatgtaaaaagacCTTTCATAACAATAGCCAATGTAATGAACTGTTTTGTACTTCTGTGAGGAGCTtcgttaaaatatatattatataatattaatatacaaaatggaagaaaaagcaAGTGTACACACCACAAACAGAAATTGAGCAATGATTGATGAAAccttcacttatttatttatttatttatttttagtgtgGCACTTCATGTACCCCCCTACTATCAACAAACAAccaaatttcattattattataatctcTTCTAGTTATTTTCCCACCTACCTTATAcgtataacaataataatcgaCATTCTACCACTTGTATATATAAGTGgtaattaagaagaaaatatcTTGTGAaggtaacaaaatttaaaaattgatctaCATGATAGTGCATCCTTGGGTATCACAGTGGCTCGTATAGCAATTCCTTCCACAGCCACAGCTATCAAAGACGGGCCTTCCACAATACCCATAGTATTTGTAACATGGTGGTGGCCAAGCATGGCAGTGAAGGCATGGCCCACCAGGATACCCACTGTAACATTGCTGACAACATACTCCGATCCGAACTAACACCTGCGGATGAGGAGGAGATGGCCTCTGACATGGTGGGTTCTCAGGGGCTTTAGGCTTTTCTTGTTCTTTGGGCTTTTCTGGTTCTTTGAGCTTTTCTGGTTCTTTGGTCTTTTCAGATGGTTTAGGCTTCTGTTTTTCAGGAACTATGATGTCGATGCTTGTAATACAGCCACCGCCTTTGCAGATaatcttttccttgatcttttcaGGACTGCAACATAACACTTTGATTGTGACTGTGTCATTCTTCTCATCGTATACCTGGTCGTGTATTTCTGATCTTGTTTAAAAAAACCCAACACACAATTCCGCTTAATATTTCACttgctcaaataaaaatttatggacaaaattatttaatagacaaataaaattcagaagaatatatataaattgactcACGAGGGATTTTACAGAGTATTTTTTTGACCTTCTTGTAGCATTTGCAGCACTGAAGATCCACCTTCAGCACCATTGTGGTGACTTGCTGAAAAACATTAACTCAAGATAAAACAGAAAGTCTtcacatcaattttttta includes the following:
- the LOC107415070 gene encoding protein PYRICULARIA ORYZAE RESISTANCE 21-like, giving the protein MGGEKQVTTMVLKVDLQCCKCYKKVKKILCKIPQIHDQVYDEKNDTVTIKVLCCSPEKIKEKIICKGGGCITSIDIIVPEKQKPKPSEKTKEPEKLKEPEKPKEQEKPKAPENPPCQRPSPPHPQVLVRIGVCCQQCYSGYPGGPCLHCHAWPPPCYKYYGYCGRPVFDSCGCGRNCYTSHCDTQGCTIM